From the Accumulibacter sp. genome, one window contains:
- a CDS encoding type I secretion system permease/ATPase, with product MPVTPAQDTTASGERGRSAAGLREDLLHHDPLLACLVELTRLHGRPSTRAALSAGLPLGAERLTPSLFSRAASRAGMASRIVRRPLERIDGSLLPVILLLAGDEACVLLGWQDDGETARLLFAETGQGEVLLPRAVLGERYLGIVIFARPRFSFDARTPEVGQVADRHWFWGALIEQRGLYRDVLGAALLVNVFALVMPLFVMNVYDRVVPNNATDTLWMLALGVLLVIAMDYMLRLLRGRFIDLASARIDVKLSALIMERVLGMRLETRPASVGSFAANLRSFESVRDFIASATVSALIDLPFALIFLLLIVWIAWPLVLIPLLGLVVGVVYAYLVQHRMHELAETTYRAAAQRNAALIESLTALETIKTQCAEGVVQNKWERTTAFLARSGVQLRLLSSSASNGAAAVTQVVSVALVIAGVYLIQERLLTMGGLIAISMLGGRAIAPLAQAVGLLMQYQNARMALSSLDQMMAQPIERPDATAFVHRPELSGEIEFRDVSFSYPEQGEAALRNVSLRIVPGERVVIIGRTGSGKSTLQKLMLGLYQPGSGVVRIDGIDLRQLDPADLRRNIGCVGQDATLFYGTLRENIAIGAPYADDEAIVAAAELAGLAPFVNRHPKGFDMLIGERGESLSGGQRQEVAIARAVLLDPPILLFDEPTSAMDFSTEQAFKERLMRFAAHKTVVLVTHRTSLIDLATRIIVVDEGRIVADGPRAEVVAALQSGRVGRATP from the coding sequence ATGCCGGTCACGCCCGCACAGGACACGACGGCCAGCGGCGAGCGCGGCCGGTCCGCTGCTGGTCTGCGCGAGGATCTCCTGCATCACGACCCACTTCTGGCGTGTCTCGTCGAACTGACGCGGCTCCATGGCCGACCGAGTACGCGCGCAGCGTTGTCGGCCGGGCTTCCCTTGGGCGCCGAGCGACTCACTCCTTCGCTCTTCTCGCGCGCGGCTTCGCGGGCGGGGATGGCCAGCCGGATCGTCCGCCGTCCTCTCGAGCGCATCGATGGCAGCCTGCTGCCGGTGATCCTGCTCCTCGCGGGCGACGAGGCCTGTGTTCTCCTCGGTTGGCAGGATGACGGCGAAACGGCTCGCCTGCTCTTTGCCGAGACCGGCCAGGGAGAGGTCCTGCTGCCACGTGCGGTGCTGGGCGAGCGCTACCTCGGCATCGTCATCTTCGCCCGACCGCGCTTCAGCTTCGATGCCCGCACGCCGGAAGTCGGCCAGGTGGCCGATCGTCATTGGTTCTGGGGGGCGCTTATCGAACAGCGGGGCCTGTACCGCGACGTGCTCGGTGCCGCGCTTCTGGTCAATGTTTTCGCCCTGGTCATGCCGCTGTTCGTGATGAACGTCTACGATCGCGTCGTTCCCAACAACGCCACCGACACGCTGTGGATGCTGGCGCTTGGCGTGCTCCTGGTGATCGCCATGGACTACATGCTGCGCCTGCTGCGCGGCCGCTTCATCGACCTCGCCAGCGCGCGCATCGACGTCAAGCTGTCGGCGTTGATCATGGAGCGGGTTCTCGGCATGCGCCTCGAGACGAGACCGGCGTCGGTGGGCTCCTTCGCCGCCAACCTGCGTTCGTTCGAATCGGTGCGCGACTTCATCGCCTCGGCCACCGTCTCGGCGTTGATCGATCTGCCCTTCGCGCTGATCTTCCTGCTGCTGATCGTCTGGATCGCCTGGCCCCTGGTCCTGATCCCGTTGCTGGGCCTGGTCGTCGGCGTGGTCTACGCCTATCTCGTGCAGCACCGGATGCACGAGCTGGCGGAAACGACTTACCGCGCCGCGGCGCAGCGCAATGCCGCACTGATCGAGAGCCTGACGGCGCTGGAGACGATCAAGACGCAGTGTGCCGAGGGTGTCGTCCAGAACAAGTGGGAGCGGACGACGGCGTTCCTCGCGCGCAGCGGGGTGCAACTGCGCCTGCTGTCGTCGTCGGCCAGCAACGGAGCGGCAGCGGTGACGCAGGTGGTCAGCGTCGCCTTGGTGATCGCCGGTGTCTACCTGATCCAGGAACGCCTGCTGACCATGGGCGGGCTGATCGCCATCAGCATGCTCGGTGGCCGCGCCATCGCGCCGCTGGCGCAGGCAGTCGGACTGCTGATGCAGTATCAGAACGCGCGCATGGCCCTGTCCTCACTGGACCAGATGATGGCGCAGCCGATCGAGCGCCCGGACGCGACGGCCTTCGTCCATCGACCGGAACTCAGCGGCGAGATCGAGTTCCGCGACGTTTCATTCAGCTATCCGGAGCAGGGCGAAGCGGCGTTGCGCAACGTCTCGCTGCGCATCGTGCCGGGCGAGCGCGTCGTCATCATCGGCCGCACCGGCTCCGGCAAGAGCACGCTGCAGAAGCTGATGCTCGGTCTCTACCAGCCGGGCAGCGGCGTCGTCCGCATCGACGGCATCGACCTGCGTCAGCTCGACCCGGCCGACCTGCGGCGCAACATCGGTTGCGTCGGCCAGGACGCGACCCTCTTCTACGGTACCCTGCGCGAAAACATCGCCATCGGCGCACCCTACGCCGATGATGAGGCGATCGTCGCCGCCGCCGAGCTCGCTGGCCTGGCGCCGTTCGTCAATCGCCACCCGAAGGGCTTCGACATGCTCATCGGCGAGCGCGGGGAATCGCTCTCGGGAGGTCAGCGGCAGGAGGTGGCGATCGCCCGCGCGGTCCTGCTGGATCCGCCGATCCTGTTGTTCGATGAACCGACCAGCGCGATGGATTTCTCGACCGAACAGGCTTTCAAGGAGCGCCTGATGCGCTTCGCGGCGCACAAGACGGTGGTCCTCGTCACCCATCGGACGAGTCTGATCGACCTTGCGACGAGAATCATCGTCGTTGATGAGGGTCGCATCGTCGCCGATGGACCGCGCGCAGAGGTAGTCGCCGCCCTGCAGTCCGGGCGAGTCGGACGGGCAACGCCATGA
- a CDS encoding DUF971 domain-containing protein, producing MAGLDASTRIPTEIKLHQKSRLLEVSFDGGESFQLSYEFLRVFTPSAEARGHGPGQEVLQVGKRTVDIDRVEAVGNYAIRPVFSDGHDSGLYSWDLLYDLGRNHDTLWQSYLDRLRLAGASRDGESPPAAPSVKVAGGCKKS from the coding sequence ATGGCTGGCCTGGACGCAAGTACCAGAATCCCGACCGAGATCAAGCTGCACCAGAAGTCGCGCCTGCTGGAAGTGAGCTTCGATGGCGGCGAGAGCTTCCAGTTGAGCTACGAGTTCCTGCGCGTCTTCACGCCGTCGGCTGAGGCGCGCGGCCACGGACCGGGGCAGGAGGTCCTGCAGGTCGGCAAGCGCACGGTGGACATCGACCGAGTCGAGGCGGTCGGCAACTACGCCATCCGGCCGGTCTTCTCCGACGGACACGACAGCGGACTGTATTCGTGGGATCTGCTCTATGACCTGGGCAGGAATCATGACACGCTTTGGCAAAGCTACCTGGATCGCCTGCGACTCGCCGGCGCGAGCCGCGATGGCGAGTCGCCGCCTGCGGCACCGTCCGTCAAGGTAGCTGGCGGCTGCAAGAAATCCTGA
- a CDS encoding F0F1 ATP synthase subunit epsilon: MAIRVHVDVVSAEELIFSGQTDFAVFPGEAGELGIYPKHTPLLTRIKPGTVRLKVPDRDEYELVYVSGGMLEVQPELITVLADTAIRAHDLDEAKAAEAKRRAEEALRDRTSDISLATAEAELAQAVAQLQAIKKLRNRH; the protein is encoded by the coding sequence ATGGCAATCAGAGTACATGTTGACGTCGTCAGCGCCGAGGAACTGATCTTTTCCGGGCAGACCGATTTCGCCGTCTTCCCTGGCGAGGCCGGCGAGTTGGGCATCTACCCGAAGCACACCCCGTTGCTGACGCGCATCAAGCCCGGGACCGTCCGTCTGAAAGTCCCGGACCGCGATGAGTACGAGCTGGTATACGTTTCGGGAGGCATGCTCGAAGTACAGCCGGAACTGATCACCGTTCTGGCCGACACGGCAATCCGGGCGCACGACCTGGACGAAGCGAAGGCAGCGGAGGCCAAGCGTCGGGCGGAAGAAGCACTGCGCGATCGCACCTCGGATATCAGTCTGGCGACCGCGGAAGCGGAACTGGCACAGGCGGTTGCCCAGTTGCAGGCCATCAAGAAACTGCGCAACCGTCATTAG
- a CDS encoding HIT family protein, with protein MPEHRIEDCELCQSPGGEVIWESELCRVVAVGDPDYPGFCRVILNSHVREMTDLSEEERIRLMHVLFGVEKAIRALYQPDKINLASLGNMTPHLHWHVIPRWRDDRHFPQPVWATPQRAHAAHRREVDGRRLADQIIHALRTR; from the coding sequence GTGCCGGAACACCGTATCGAGGATTGTGAGCTGTGCCAATCACCTGGCGGAGAGGTGATCTGGGAGAGCGAGCTGTGTCGCGTCGTGGCCGTCGGTGACCCCGACTACCCCGGCTTCTGCCGCGTCATCCTCAACAGCCATGTGCGCGAAATGACTGATCTCAGCGAAGAGGAACGGATACGGCTGATGCACGTGCTGTTTGGCGTCGAGAAGGCGATTCGCGCCCTTTACCAGCCGGACAAGATCAATCTCGCGAGCCTCGGCAACATGACGCCGCATCTGCACTGGCACGTGATTCCGCGCTGGCGGGATGACCGGCACTTCCCGCAGCCGGTCTGGGCAACGCCGCAGCGTGCGCACGCGGCGCACCGCCGCGAGGTCGACGGTCGTCGCCTGGCGGACCAGATCATCCACGCCCTACGCACTCGCTAG
- a CDS encoding DUF3683 domain-containing protein, with translation MDARLREIPYNYTSFSDREIVIRLLGEEMWLLLDQLRAERVTGRSARMLYEVLGDIWVVQRNPYLEDDLLASGSRRDALVDALRHRLREIEKRRHGNSRVQQLLVAAGKAVDDFERHFAETVRLRARATRVLARHTRRDNIAFDALARVSHVTDATDWRVEYPFVVLHPDSEAEIALLVRDCIELGLSIIPRGGGTGYTGGAIPLTPLAAVINTEKLIDLGAVEELTLPGCDRPCATIRTGAGVVTARVAEAAAAAGHVFAVDPTSAEASCIGGNIAMNAGGKKAVLWGTALDNLVWWKMVDATGHEMEITRLDHNLGKIHEQEWVRFEIRRLRRDGRTPYGEPEILTVPGVQFRRSGLGKDVTDKFLAGLPGVQKEGTDGLIVAARWVLHRMPRHTRTVCLEFFGQVREAVPAIVEITDHFKPGGAGRLSGVLLAGLEHLDERYLRAVGYATKAKRRAETAGRPKMVLLGDIVGDDETTVMRAASEVVRLCNLRGAEGFIAVDGETRRKFWLDRARTAAISRHTNAFKLNEDVVIPLPRMGEYCDGIERINIELSLRNKLALCDALERFLRGSLPLHQGDAALDEEALVGERRAAALEAVSGVRCRWQWLFDHLDLPLAEAEKQFDALGISAGPLQNQAPAPTLFHRLQDHSLRVSWKTELRPQLAGIFDGVVYRPVLEQIATIQRRVLRSRLFVALHMHAGDGNVHTNIPVNSDDYEMLRTAYAVVERIMHLARALDGVVSGEHGIGMTKLEFLSEAEMQPFRDYKSRVDPAGRFNKGKLLPGGDLARAYTPSFSLLGTESLIMEQSEIGHIAAMVKDCLRCGKCKPVCSTHVPRANLLYSPRNKILATSLLIEAFLYEEQTRRGVSLRHFDEFSDVADHCTICHKCVHPCPVDIDFGDVSIGMRNLLREQGRKKFVPAKAAAMAFLTMKDPVTIKLVRKLMIDWGYRGQRLAHRAAVSLGLLRSQTRQPPATVGAPALRSQVIHFINKPLPSGLPKRTARALLDIEDERIVPIIRDPRKLAAADYDGEAVFYFPGCGSERLFSQVGLATQAILWEIGAQTVLPPGYLCCGYPQTAAGEADQGRRITTDNRVLFHRVANTLNYLDIKTIIVSCGTCMDQLEKYHFEQIFPGCRLLDIHEYLLEKGVRLPGISGSRYLYHDPCHAPMRTMPGIKVVNQLMGQAVELSERCCGESGTLAVTRPDVSTQVRFRKQEVIEKAAARLRGTGFSGEVKLLTACPSCLQGLSRYNGDADTVADYIVVEIVRRRLGDDWMARYLSAASDGGIERVLL, from the coding sequence ATGGACGCACGCCTGCGCGAGATTCCCTACAACTACACGTCGTTTTCCGATCGCGAGATCGTCATACGCCTGCTCGGCGAAGAGATGTGGCTGCTGCTCGACCAGTTGCGCGCCGAGCGGGTCACCGGCCGATCGGCACGCATGCTCTACGAGGTGCTCGGCGACATCTGGGTGGTGCAGCGCAACCCGTACCTCGAGGACGATCTACTGGCCAGTGGCTCGCGCCGCGACGCGCTGGTCGACGCGCTGCGCCATCGCCTGCGCGAGATCGAAAAGCGGCGGCACGGCAACAGCCGCGTACAGCAGTTGCTGGTCGCCGCAGGCAAGGCGGTCGACGACTTCGAGCGGCACTTCGCCGAGACGGTCCGGCTGCGTGCCCGGGCCACCCGCGTGCTGGCGAGGCACACGCGCCGCGACAACATCGCCTTCGATGCGCTGGCGCGCGTCTCGCATGTCACGGACGCCACCGACTGGCGCGTCGAGTATCCCTTTGTCGTCCTCCATCCAGACAGCGAGGCGGAGATCGCACTGCTGGTGCGTGACTGCATCGAGCTCGGTCTGAGCATCATCCCGCGTGGCGGCGGCACCGGCTACACGGGGGGCGCGATCCCCCTGACCCCGCTCGCCGCCGTCATCAACACGGAGAAGTTGATCGACCTCGGCGCCGTCGAGGAGCTGACGCTACCCGGTTGCGACAGGCCCTGCGCGACGATCCGCACCGGCGCCGGAGTCGTCACCGCCCGCGTCGCCGAAGCCGCCGCTGCTGCCGGCCACGTCTTCGCCGTCGACCCGACGTCGGCCGAGGCCTCGTGCATCGGCGGCAACATCGCGATGAACGCCGGCGGCAAGAAGGCCGTACTCTGGGGCACCGCCCTCGACAATCTGGTCTGGTGGAAGATGGTCGACGCCACCGGGCACGAAATGGAGATCACCCGCCTCGATCACAACCTGGGCAAGATCCACGAACAGGAATGGGTGCGCTTCGAGATCAGGCGCCTGCGACGCGACGGTCGCACCCCCTATGGCGAACCCGAAATCCTCACGGTCCCCGGGGTGCAGTTTCGCCGCAGCGGCCTCGGCAAGGATGTCACCGACAAGTTCCTCGCCGGTCTGCCGGGAGTGCAGAAAGAGGGAACCGACGGCCTGATCGTCGCCGCGCGCTGGGTCCTGCATCGGATGCCGCGGCACACGCGGACCGTCTGCCTCGAATTCTTCGGCCAAGTGCGCGAAGCCGTGCCAGCGATCGTCGAGATCACCGATCACTTCAAGCCCGGCGGTGCCGGCAGACTCAGCGGTGTCCTGCTTGCCGGCCTCGAGCACCTCGACGAGCGCTACCTGCGCGCCGTCGGCTACGCCACCAAGGCAAAGCGTCGCGCGGAAACCGCCGGGCGCCCGAAGATGGTGCTGCTGGGCGACATCGTCGGTGACGATGAGACGACCGTGATGCGCGCCGCGTCGGAGGTCGTGCGCCTGTGCAACCTGCGCGGCGCCGAGGGTTTCATCGCCGTCGACGGCGAAACACGGCGCAAGTTCTGGCTCGACCGCGCGCGCACCGCTGCCATCTCCCGCCATACCAATGCCTTCAAGCTAAATGAGGACGTGGTGATTCCACTGCCGCGCATGGGTGAGTACTGTGACGGCATCGAGCGCATCAACATCGAGCTGTCGCTGCGCAACAAGCTGGCGCTGTGCGATGCGCTGGAGCGCTTCCTGCGCGGCAGCCTGCCGCTGCATCAGGGCGACGCCGCGCTGGACGAGGAGGCACTGGTCGGCGAGCGGCGGGCGGCTGCGCTGGAGGCAGTCAGCGGCGTGCGCTGCCGCTGGCAATGGCTGTTCGACCACCTCGACCTGCCACTGGCGGAGGCGGAGAAGCAGTTCGACGCGTTGGGCATCTCTGCCGGACCGCTGCAGAACCAGGCGCCGGCGCCAACGCTGTTCCATCGTCTGCAGGACCACTCACTGCGCGTTTCGTGGAAGACGGAGCTCCGGCCGCAGCTCGCGGGAATCTTCGACGGGGTCGTCTATCGCCCGGTGCTCGAGCAGATCGCGACGATCCAGCGCCGGGTCCTGCGCAGCCGCCTGTTCGTCGCCCTGCACATGCACGCCGGCGATGGCAACGTGCATACGAACATACCGGTCAACTCGGATGACTACGAGATGCTGCGGACGGCCTACGCGGTCGTCGAACGCATCATGCACCTGGCGCGCGCGCTCGATGGCGTCGTCTCCGGCGAGCACGGGATCGGCATGACCAAGCTCGAGTTCCTCAGCGAAGCGGAGATGCAGCCGTTTCGCGACTACAAGTCGAGGGTCGATCCCGCCGGTCGTTTCAACAAGGGCAAACTCCTTCCGGGCGGCGACCTGGCGCGGGCGTATACCCCGTCCTTCTCGCTGCTCGGGACCGAATCGCTGATCATGGAACAATCCGAGATCGGCCACATCGCAGCGATGGTCAAGGACTGTCTGCGCTGCGGCAAGTGCAAGCCGGTGTGCTCGACGCACGTGCCGCGCGCCAACCTCCTCTACTCGCCACGCAACAAGATCCTCGCGACCTCGCTGCTGATCGAGGCCTTCCTCTATGAGGAACAGACTCGCCGCGGCGTCTCTCTGCGGCATTTCGACGAGTTCAGCGACGTCGCCGATCACTGCACCATCTGCCACAAGTGCGTCCACCCCTGTCCGGTCGATATCGACTTCGGTGACGTTTCGATCGGCATGCGCAACCTGCTGCGCGAACAGGGACGAAAGAAGTTCGTCCCTGCCAAGGCGGCAGCGATGGCCTTCCTGACGATGAAGGATCCGGTGACGATCAAGCTCGTGCGCAAGCTGATGATCGACTGGGGCTACCGGGGACAGCGGCTGGCACATCGCGCTGCCGTGTCGCTGGGGCTGCTGCGCAGCCAGACCCGGCAGCCGCCGGCGACGGTCGGCGCGCCAGCGCTGCGCTCGCAGGTCATTCATTTCATCAACAAGCCGCTGCCGTCCGGCTTGCCGAAGCGCACGGCGCGTGCGCTCCTCGACATCGAGGACGAGCGCATCGTGCCGATCATCCGTGACCCGCGAAAACTTGCCGCCGCGGATTACGATGGCGAAGCGGTATTCTATTTCCCGGGCTGCGGCTCGGAGCGCCTGTTCTCGCAGGTTGGACTGGCGACGCAGGCGATCCTCTGGGAGATCGGCGCGCAGACGGTGTTGCCGCCGGGCTATCTGTGCTGCGGCTATCCGCAGACGGCAGCCGGCGAAGCCGACCAGGGTCGCCGGATCACGACGGACAACCGGGTGCTCTTTCACCGTGTCGCCAACACGCTGAATTACCTGGATATCAAGACGATCATCGTCTCCTGCGGCACCTGCATGGACCAGCTCGAGAAGTACCACTTCGAGCAGATCTTCCCCGGCTGTCGCCTGCTCGACATTCACGAGTACCTCCTCGAAAAGGGTGTCCGGCTCCCTGGGATCAGCGGCAGCCGCTACCTGTACCACGACCCGTGTCATGCGCCGATGCGCACGATGCCGGGAATCAAGGTCGTCAACCAGCTGATGGGGCAGGCAGTCGAACTGTCCGAGCGCTGTTGCGGCGAGTCGGGAACGCTGGCGGTGACGCGCCCGGACGTATCGACGCAAGTCCGCTTCCGCAAGCAGGAAGTGATCGAAAAAGCTGCCGCCAGGCTGCGCGGCACGGGTTTCAGTGGCGAGGTCAAGCTCCTGACGGCCTGCCCTTCGTGCCTGCAGGGACTGTCGCGCTACAACGGCGACGCCGACACCGTCGCCGACTACATCGTCGTCGAGATCGTGCGCCGGCGGCTCGGCGATGACTGGATGGCGCGCTACCTCAGTGCCGCCAGCGATGGCGGCATCGAACGGGTCCTCCTCTAG
- a CDS encoding ubiquinone biosynthesis accessory factor UbiJ codes for MIAPVVLPFANHLLAADDWARKRLATFVGKTASLRLGGREFLRVVIDEHGLLQRDAAGTSPTVSIELPADTPARLLGDRAAVFSAATIAGSADLAQTLGQVFGNLRWDIEEDLSQLVGDIAARRGLQLAGHVARWHWQAANRLAGAVAEYLTEEAAEIANRRDIHGFCEQVDLLRDDFARLEKRLRRLEASRQTP; via the coding sequence ATGATCGCCCCGGTCGTGCTGCCTTTCGCCAACCACCTGCTGGCAGCCGACGACTGGGCACGCAAACGCCTTGCCACATTCGTCGGCAAGACCGCAAGCCTGCGCCTTGGTGGACGCGAGTTCCTGCGGGTGGTCATCGACGAGCACGGGCTGCTGCAACGGGACGCCGCCGGAACGAGCCCGACAGTCAGCATCGAACTTCCTGCAGACACTCCGGCACGGCTTCTTGGCGACCGGGCTGCGGTGTTCTCGGCGGCGACGATCGCCGGCTCGGCCGATCTGGCGCAGACCCTGGGCCAGGTTTTCGGCAACCTGCGCTGGGATATCGAGGAGGATCTGTCGCAGTTGGTCGGCGACATCGCCGCCCGTCGTGGTCTGCAGCTGGCCGGACACGTCGCCCGCTGGCACTGGCAGGCGGCAAACAGGTTGGCAGGCGCGGTCGCAGAGTACCTGACCGAGGAAGCGGCGGAGATCGCCAATCGACGCGACATCCACGGCTTCTGCGAACAGGTCGACCTGCTTCGTGACGACTTCGCGCGCCTGGAAAAGAGGTTGAGAAGGCTGGAAGCGAGCCGCCAGACTCCATGA
- the ubiE gene encoding bifunctional demethylmenaquinone methyltransferase/2-methoxy-6-polyprenyl-1,4-benzoquinol methylase UbiE produces MTSDKSMTHFGFQEVAEDQKARHVADVFDSVAERYDLMNDLMSAGLHRLWKAFTIAKSGVRPGWRILDVAGGTGDLSLAFARRLAGEGEVWLTDINHAMLARGRDRLADKGFIVAVAQCDAEKLPFPDEHFDCVTVAFGLRNMTHKDVALAEMRRVLRPGGRLLVLEFSRVWKPLAPAYDFYSFKLIPRLGQMVTGDEASYRYLAESIRVHPDQQALKELMAQAGLENVEYFNLALGVVALHRGFKF; encoded by the coding sequence ATGACCAGCGACAAGAGCATGACCCACTTCGGGTTCCAGGAAGTCGCTGAGGACCAGAAGGCCCGGCACGTCGCAGATGTCTTCGATTCGGTCGCCGAGCGCTACGACCTGATGAACGACCTCATGTCGGCAGGCCTGCACCGCCTCTGGAAGGCGTTCACGATCGCCAAGAGTGGCGTCCGCCCCGGCTGGCGCATACTCGACGTTGCCGGAGGGACCGGCGACCTGTCGCTGGCGTTCGCCAGGAGATTGGCTGGCGAAGGAGAGGTATGGCTGACCGATATCAACCACGCCATGCTTGCTCGTGGCCGCGATCGCCTGGCCGACAAGGGTTTCATCGTTGCCGTGGCGCAGTGTGATGCCGAGAAGCTGCCGTTTCCGGATGAGCACTTCGATTGCGTGACGGTTGCCTTCGGTCTGCGCAACATGACGCACAAGGACGTGGCACTGGCCGAGATGCGGCGCGTGCTGCGCCCCGGCGGGCGACTGCTCGTACTCGAGTTTTCCCGCGTCTGGAAGCCGCTGGCCCCAGCTTACGATTTCTACTCCTTCAAGCTGATCCCGCGCCTTGGCCAGATGGTCACCGGTGACGAGGCGAGCTATCGCTACCTGGCCGAGTCGATTCGTGTTCATCCCGACCAGCAGGCGCTCAAGGAACTGATGGCGCAAGCCGGACTGGAAAACGTCGAATACTTCAACCTTGCACTGGGTGTCGTGGCGCTGCATCGCGGCTTCAAGTTCTGA
- the atpD gene encoding F0F1 ATP synthase subunit beta, with translation MSQGNIVQCIGAVVDIQFPRDAMPRIYDALELDKAEESDMCEADLVFEVQQQLGDGIVRTIAMGSSDGLRRGMKVNNTGSGISVPVGDATIGRIMNVLGRPIDEAGPIATDERREIHQLAPKFDELSPSVDLLETGIKVIDLVCPFALGGKVGLFGGAGVGKTVNMMELINNIAKQRSGLSVFAGVGERTREGNDFYHEMKESNVLDKVAMVFGQMNEPPGNRLRVALTGLTMAERFRDDGRDILFFVDNIYRYTLAGTEVSALLGRMPSAVGYQPTLAEEMGRLQERITSTKVGSITSIQAVYVPADDLTDPSPATTFLHLDSTVVLSRDIASLGIYPAVDPLDSTSRQLDPQVVGEEHYSVARAVQMTLQKYKELRDIIAILGMDELSPEDKLAVYRARKIQRFLSQPFHVAEVFTGSPGKFVPLKDTIKGFKMIVDGECDNIPEQAFYMVGGIEEVFEKAKTL, from the coding sequence ATGAGTCAAGGAAACATTGTTCAGTGTATCGGCGCCGTGGTGGATATCCAGTTCCCGCGTGACGCAATGCCCAGGATTTACGACGCGCTCGAGCTCGACAAGGCGGAAGAGTCGGACATGTGCGAAGCCGATCTGGTCTTCGAGGTGCAGCAGCAGCTCGGCGACGGCATCGTGCGCACCATTGCCATGGGATCGTCGGACGGACTGCGCCGTGGCATGAAGGTGAACAACACCGGTAGCGGGATTTCCGTGCCGGTAGGCGACGCGACCATCGGCCGGATCATGAACGTCCTCGGGCGGCCGATCGATGAGGCGGGCCCGATCGCCACCGACGAGCGGCGCGAGATCCACCAACTGGCGCCGAAGTTCGACGAGCTGTCGCCATCGGTCGACCTGCTGGAAACCGGCATCAAGGTCATCGACCTCGTCTGCCCCTTCGCCCTCGGTGGCAAGGTCGGCCTCTTCGGCGGCGCCGGCGTCGGCAAGACCGTCAACATGATGGAGCTGATCAACAACATCGCCAAGCAGCGCTCGGGTCTGTCGGTTTTTGCCGGCGTTGGCGAGCGGACGCGTGAAGGAAACGACTTCTATCACGAGATGAAGGAGTCGAACGTACTTGACAAGGTGGCGATGGTCTTCGGCCAGATGAACGAGCCGCCCGGCAACCGCCTGCGCGTCGCACTGACGGGCTTGACCATGGCCGAGCGTTTCCGCGACGACGGCCGCGACATCCTTTTCTTCGTGGACAACATCTATCGTTATACGCTGGCCGGTACCGAGGTGTCGGCGCTGCTCGGCCGGATGCCTTCTGCCGTCGGTTATCAGCCGACGCTGGCGGAGGAAATGGGGCGCCTGCAGGAGCGGATCACCTCGACCAAGGTCGGTTCGATCACCTCGATCCAGGCGGTCTATGTGCCTGCCGACGACTTGACCGATCCGTCGCCGGCGACGACCTTCCTGCACCTCGACTCGACCGTCGTCCTGTCGCGCGACATCGCCTCGCTGGGTATCTATCCGGCCGTCGATCCGCTCGACTCGACCTCGCGCCAGCTCGATCCGCAGGTGGTTGGCGAGGAGCACTACAGCGTCGCCCGCGCGGTCCAGATGACGCTGCAGAAATACAAGGAACTGCGTGACATCATCGCCATTCTCGGCATGGACGAGCTGTCACCCGAGGACAAGCTGGCGGTATACCGGGCACGCAAGATCCAGCGCTTCCTGTCTCAGCCATTCCACGTTGCCGAGGTCTTCACCGGCTCGCCGGGCAAGTTCGTTCCGCTCAAGGACACGATCAAGGGTTTCAAGATGATTGTCGACGGGGAGTGCGACAACATCCCCGAACAGGCCTTCTACATGGTGGGTGGCATCGAGGAGGTCTTCGAGAAGGCCAAGACCCTTTAA